The Caenorhabditis elegans chromosome II genome has a segment encoding these proteins:
- the sre-2 gene encoding Serpentine receptor class epsilon-2 (Confirmed by transcript evidence), translating into MLIQYHKISNNDPNRIQLLSMIFCEIILLIFELFEFAAIIFNMSRYQFHFNLKVVVGYAIFAYWFDIIARITIAFFEIGLFNLDDQTIAVETEKLPWNYKNMFFMLLFCCSTYRVYFMFLICSVTLLLAVERFLATIWVSTYESVQHKWVSIVLTSTNSIAGIFGSLLFHYELIFDTAVWCSLGLCFNFVSIFLYVILFNSNKSKIELCQTREITQSYTLSLRFQLNENLKIMNWIKNSILVVTCFNTLLAGFLIASNNEYLKNDYPVLVKCCHTFLNLGIAIYAQVVFFVAILADRHFRTYFLRFKPIRVFTKPFFGRIFPEDFKIKKILSTSDETNVYFSKLSLQWDEQIIRSSHVVVAKKKRFWRV; encoded by the exons ATGTTAATTCAATAccataaaatatcaaataatgATCCTAATCGTATTCAGTTGCTTTCAAtgattttctgtgaaattattcttctcattttcgaGTTGTTTGAATTTGCtgctattattttcaatatgaGTAGAtatcaatttcattttaatttgaaagttgtaGTGGGATACGCTATATTTGCATATTGGTTTGATATAATCGCTAGAATAACAATTGCTTTCTTCGAAATTGGACTTTTCAATTTAG ATGATCAGACAATTGCAGTGGAGACAGAAAAACTTCCCTggaattataaaaatatgttttttatgCTATTGTTTTGTTGTAGCACCTATCGAGtatatttcatgtttttgataTGCTCTGT cACATTATTATTAGCAGTGGAGAGATTTCTCGCAACCATTTGGGTATCAACATATGAATCAGTACAACATAAATGGGTTTCAATAGTTCTTACTTCAACAAACTCAATAGCAGGaatttttggatcattatTGTTTCATTACG AGCTAATCTTCGATACTGCCGTGTGGTGCAGTCTTGGtctttgttttaattttgtttcaatatttctctatgtaattttattcaattcaaacaaatcaaaaatagaGCTCTGTCAAACAAGAGAAATAACTCAATCTTATACATTAAGCCTTCGTTTTCAATTAAATGAgaacttgaaaataatgaat tggatcaaaaattcaatattagTGGTCACTTGTTTTAATACTTTGCTCGCTGGATTTCTGATCG CGTCCAATAAtgagtatttaaaaaatgattatcCGGTTCTTGTCAAATGCTGTCATACTTTCCTGAATTTGGGAATTGCTAT atatgCTCAAGTCGTATTTTTCGTTGCAATCCTTGCTGATCGTCATTTTCGTACatattttcttcgttttaaACCAATTAGAGTTTTCACAAAACCATTTTTCGGGAGAATATTTCCGGAAGActtcaaaatcaagaaaattttatcaacaaGTGATGAGACAAATGTGTATTTCTCGAAATTGAGTCTACAATGGGATGAGCAAATTATTCGAAGCTCTCATGTTGTTGTGGCaaagaaaaaacgattttggagagtttaa
- the sfxn-5 gene encoding Sideroflexin-5 (Confirmed by transcript evidence), whose amino-acid sequence MALDETLFGYPIYPKFKLGEPRFPQDTFLGRYLHCLDVIDPRTLFASNKKLEESLELLNSFKAGTATNVPDKSLWEAQKLKSAILHPDTGEKVLPPFRMSGFVPFGWITVTGMLLPNPSWPTLLFWQWMNQSHNACVNYANRNATQPQPLSKYIGAYGAAVTAACSISGGLTYFIKKASSLPPTTRIIIQRFVPLPATSLASSLNVICMRWNELETGIQVYEKDTGKVVGVSKVAAKQAVTDTTMVRAFLPVPLLLMPPCIMPYLERFKWVTKTQVRHIFVNAIVCTLSFAVSLPVALALFPQESAISREQLEPELQQKTKNSLLYYNKGL is encoded by the exons ATGGCACTAGATGAAACTCTATTCGGGTATCCaatttatccaaaatttaAGCTCGGCGAGCCTAGATTTCCCCAGGATACTTTTTTGGGAAGATATCTACATTGCTTAGATGTCATTGATCCAAGAACTCTATTTGCGTCTAAT aaaaagttGGAAGAATCACTAGAACTTCTGAATAGCTTCAAAGCTGGAACCGCCACGAATGTACCTGATAAATCACTTTGGGaagcacaaaaattgaaatcggCAATTCTTCATCCGGATACAGGTGAAAAAGTTCTTCCACCATTTCGTATGAGTGGATTTGTACCATTTGGCTGGATAACTGTAACTGGAATGTTACTTCCAAATCCATCATGGCCAACTCTTCTTTTTTGGCAATGGATGAATCAATCACATAATGCATGTGTTAATTATGCCAATCGAAATGCAACTCAACCACAGcctttatcaaaatatattgGAGCATATGGTGCAGCTGTAACTGCTGCTTGCTCAATTTCTGGTGGATTGACTTACTTCATCAAGAAAGCTTCATCGTTGCCACCAACTACACGAATCATCATTCAG AGATTTGTTCCACTTCCTGCCACGTCACTTGCATCGTCACTCAACGTCATCTGCATGCGCTGGAATGAGTTGGAAACTGGAATTCAAGTGTACGAGAAGGATACAGGAAAAGTTGTTGGAGTATCAAAAGTAGCTGCAAAACAAGCAGTAACTGATACAACAATGGTTCGAGCATTCCTTCCAGTTCCACTTCTTTTGATGCCTCCGTGTATTATGCCGTACCTGGAAAG ATTCAAATGGGTAACAAAAACCCAAGTCCGTCACATATTTGTCAATGCAATAGTTTGTACACTATCCTTTGCCGTCAGTTTACCAGTTGCATTGGCGTTATTCCCACAGGAAAGCGCT atttctcGTGAACAATTGGAGCCGGagcttcaacaaaaaaccaaaaactctCTACTTTACTACAATAAGGGGCTGTGA
- the sfxn-5 gene encoding Sideroflexin-5 (Confirmed by transcript evidence) yields the protein MSGFVPFGWITVTGMLLPNPSWPTLLFWQWMNQSHNACVNYANRNATQPQPLSKYIGAYGAAVTAACSISGGLTYFIKKASSLPPTTRIIIQRFVPLPATSLASSLNVICMRWNELETGIQVYEKDTGKVVGVSKVAAKQAVTDTTMVRAFLPVPLLLMPPCIMPYLERFKWVTKTQVRHIFVNAIVCTLSFAVSLPVALALFPQESAISREQLEPELQQKTKNSLLYYNKGL from the exons ATGAGTGGATTTGTACCATTTGGCTGGATAACTGTAACTGGAATGTTACTTCCAAATCCATCATGGCCAACTCTTCTTTTTTGGCAATGGATGAATCAATCACATAATGCATGTGTTAATTATGCCAATCGAAATGCAACTCAACCACAGcctttatcaaaatatattgGAGCATATGGTGCAGCTGTAACTGCTGCTTGCTCAATTTCTGGTGGATTGACTTACTTCATCAAGAAAGCTTCATCGTTGCCACCAACTACACGAATCATCATTCAG AGATTTGTTCCACTTCCTGCCACGTCACTTGCATCGTCACTCAACGTCATCTGCATGCGCTGGAATGAGTTGGAAACTGGAATTCAAGTGTACGAGAAGGATACAGGAAAAGTTGTTGGAGTATCAAAAGTAGCTGCAAAACAAGCAGTAACTGATACAACAATGGTTCGAGCATTCCTTCCAGTTCCACTTCTTTTGATGCCTCCGTGTATTATGCCGTACCTGGAAAG ATTCAAATGGGTAACAAAAACCCAAGTCCGTCACATATTTGTCAATGCAATAGTTTGTACACTATCCTTTGCCGTCAGTTTACCAGTTGCATTGGCGTTATTCCCACAGGAAAGCGCT atttctcGTGAACAATTGGAGCCGGagcttcaacaaaaaaccaaaaactctCTACTTTACTACAATAAGGGGCTGTGA
- the chst-1 gene encoding Carbohydrate sulfotransferase chst-1 (Confirmed by transcript evidence): MLKWFIISCCLLTAISYSTYYLFTSNSWIKTVKTHTYSRFYQLIKENTKTQLDRLQEEAKLSGKSLIPPFINFDREYAIAPKYNISICRIKKSMSTLMSGVACVLYDTGKFMRNNRSILEVWSHRFCGEKNEYRRMNEVKWRMGDAHHTFKKIVVIRDPIARFISFFSNKCIFEAQKYPDRKQCYNCQGNVTCFLEKQYERFVQHSSDYSRIRPSYEDKHAAPLSWNCEFGKFLKDYKIIKLAVDPKDRKNGLANLMNVLKESNVPNSTLRFIEKSALEGETMHATYDSDAHDVVKKEIENDKKIREWLKRIYYLDFVIFDFDTTFINS; the protein is encoded by the exons atgttgaaatggTTTATAATTTCTTGTTGTCTATTAACTGCAATTTCATATTCAACATACTACTTATTCACATCAAATTCTTGgataaaaacagtaaaaacgCATACTTATTCTCGATTTTATCAACTTataaaagaaaatacaaaaactcaattagATAGATTACAAGAAGAAGCaaaactttctggaaaatcgttAATACCACCATTTATCAATTTCGATAGAGAATATGCT ataGCTCCCAAatacaatatttcaatttgtCGTATCAAGAAATCAATGTCTACATTGATGTCAGGTGTTGCATGTGTTCTTTATGATACtggaaaatttatgagaaataATCGAAGTATTCTCGAAGTTTGGAGTCATCGTTTTTGTGGTGAAAAGAATGAATATCGAAGAATGAATGAAGTGAAATGGAGAATGGGTGATGCACATCATACATTTAAAAAGATTGTAGTCATTCGAGACCCAATTGCtagattcatttcatttttttcaaacaaatgcATTTT CGAAGCCCAAAAATACCCTGATCGTAAGCAATGCTATAATTGTCAAGGAAATGTCACttgctttttggaaaaacaataTGAACGTTTTGTTCAACATTCAAGTGATTATTCGAGAATAAGACCATCTTATGAAGATAAACATGCTGCTCCGTTATCCTG gaattgtgaatttggaaagtttctcaaagattataaaattataaaactggCTGTTGACCCAAAAGATCGGAAAAATGGATTAGCAAATTTGATGAATGTACTCAAAGAAAGCAATGTTCCAAATTCAACGCTacgatttattgaaaaatcagcaTTGGAAGGAGAAACAATGCATGCAACTTATGATTCAGATGCTCACGATGttgtgaaaaaagaaatagaaaatgataaaaagaTAAGAGAATGGTTGAAAAGAATATATTACCTAgattttgtaatatttgattttgataCAACTTTTATTAATAGCTAG
- the C41C4.9 gene encoding uncharacterized protein (Confirmed by transcript evidence) — MICWNFLFLQLILLFTIVSSESIVENEDQLEEFLKSSKMSRESKQMLREYQKEGALQFPLDPFNFLAQLQSMFSQLPNIFSSVFKFPFFFSPADTRISVDKSHKDEDY; from the exons atgatttgttgGAATTTCCTATTTCTACAACTTATCTTGTTATTCACCATTGTATCATCTGAATCGATTGTTGAAAATGAAG ATCAACTCGAAGAATTCTTGAAATCGTCAAAAATGTCTCGAGAATCAAAGCAAATGCTCAGAGAGTATCAAAAGGAAGGAGCTCTTCAAT TTCCTCTGGATCCATTCAACTTTCTAGCTCAACTTCAATCAATGTTTTCTCAACTTCCGAATATCTTCtcttcagttttcaaatttccattctTTTTCAGTCCAGCTGATACTCGAATAAGTGTAGATAAATCACATAAAGATGAAGACTattaa